One part of the Candidatus Eisenbacteria bacterium genome encodes these proteins:
- the radC gene encoding DNA repair protein RadC, whose amino-acid sequence MPSNWPTRVRDLPKPERPREKLLERGASALSDLELLILLLGTGVRGRGSAETAAELLRPGLPALGVTGVRDLMRVPGVKSAKAARLLAGVELGRRMFGRDDLDAPPTVSGPEDVVRLVRHIRRARKEHFVALFLNARHQVVKQETISIGTLNASLVHPREVFQPAVGESAAAVILVHNHPSGDPTPSEEDVQLTGRLVQAGRIMGIEVLDHVIVCAQAFVSLKSRQWFD is encoded by the coding sequence ATGCCGAGCAACTGGCCCACCCGAGTGCGGGACCTGCCGAAGCCCGAGCGGCCGCGCGAGAAACTTCTCGAGCGCGGGGCCTCGGCGCTCTCGGACCTGGAACTCCTGATCCTGCTCCTGGGCACCGGGGTGCGCGGCCGGGGCTCCGCCGAGACCGCGGCCGAGCTGCTGCGCCCGGGGCTGCCGGCCCTGGGGGTGACCGGCGTGCGCGACCTGATGCGCGTGCCGGGAGTGAAGAGCGCCAAGGCGGCGCGGCTGCTGGCGGGCGTGGAGCTGGGCCGGCGCATGTTCGGCCGCGACGACCTGGATGCCCCGCCCACCGTGTCCGGGCCGGAGGACGTGGTGCGGCTGGTGCGGCACATCCGCCGGGCCCGCAAGGAGCACTTCGTGGCGCTGTTCCTCAACGCCCGCCACCAGGTGGTCAAGCAGGAGACCATCTCCATCGGCACGCTCAACGCCAGCCTGGTCCATCCCCGCGAGGTGTTCCAGCCGGCGGTGGGCGAATCGGCGGCGGCGGTGATCCTGGTGCACAACCATCCCTCGGGGGATCCCACGCCCTCCGAGGAGGATGTCCAGCTCACCGGCCGGCTGGTGCAGGCCGGGCGGATCATGGGCATCGAGGTGCTGGACCACGTGATCGTGTGTGCCCAGGCGTTCGTCAGCCTGAAGTCCCGGCAATGGTTCGACTGA
- the ftsY gene encoding signal recognition particle-docking protein FtsY, with product MGLFDRIRAGLKKTRDALGEGLTNLIPGRVRLDQALLDELEERLIASDVGLTTAERLIAGVKSRAKSQDEATGAQVREWLAQDVAAILREAGSGGPLVPADARPAVVLVVGVNGVGKTTTIGKVARRCVTAGQRVLLVACDTFRAAAAEQLEIWATRAGCDILRQREGADPAAVAFDGLKAAVARDYDLALFDTAGRLHTKANLMMEVAKIRRVVGRELPGAPHETWLVLDAVTGQNGLQQARQFYQDAGVTGLIVTKLDGTARGGILVAIASELKLPVKLVGVGEGVEDLLDFDPEAYARGLFGVGEEA from the coding sequence ATGGGTCTCTTCGACCGGATCCGGGCCGGGCTCAAGAAAACCCGCGATGCGCTGGGGGAGGGGCTCACCAACCTCATCCCCGGTCGCGTGCGGCTGGACCAGGCGCTGCTCGACGAGCTCGAGGAGCGCCTGATCGCGTCGGACGTGGGGCTGACCACCGCCGAGCGGCTGATCGCGGGAGTGAAGTCGCGCGCGAAGTCCCAGGACGAGGCCACCGGCGCGCAGGTCCGCGAGTGGCTGGCCCAGGACGTCGCCGCCATCCTCCGAGAAGCCGGCTCGGGCGGCCCGCTGGTGCCCGCGGACGCGCGGCCCGCCGTGGTGCTGGTGGTGGGCGTGAACGGGGTGGGCAAGACCACCACCATCGGCAAGGTCGCGCGGCGCTGCGTCACCGCGGGCCAGCGGGTGTTGCTGGTGGCCTGCGACACTTTCCGCGCCGCGGCCGCGGAGCAGCTCGAGATCTGGGCCACCCGGGCCGGCTGCGACATCCTGCGCCAGCGCGAGGGTGCCGACCCGGCTGCGGTGGCCTTCGACGGCCTCAAGGCCGCGGTGGCGCGCGACTACGACCTCGCCCTCTTCGACACCGCCGGCCGCCTGCACACCAAGGCGAACTTGATGATGGAGGTGGCCAAGATCCGCCGCGTGGTGGGCCGCGAGCTGCCGGGCGCGCCGCACGAGACGTGGCTGGTCCTGGACGCGGTCACCGGCCAGAACGGCCTGCAGCAGGCGCGCCAGTTCTACCAGGATGCGGGGGTGACCGGGCTCATCGTGACCAAGCTGGACGGCACCGCGCGCGGCGGCATCCTGGTGGCGATCGCCTCGGAGCTGAAGCTGCCGGTGAAGCTCGTGGGGGTGGGCGAGGGGGTGGAGGACCTGCTGGATTTCGACCCTGAAGCGTACGCGCGGGGGCTGTTCGGCGTGGGCGAGGAGGCCTAG